The Puntigrus tetrazona isolate hp1 chromosome 19, ASM1883169v1, whole genome shotgun sequence genome has a segment encoding these proteins:
- the LOC122323325 gene encoding interferon-induced very large GTPase 1-like: MKGLIRFTHVGPYSVSLEWGEPGVNVREQQTFKIRWKSKLGLGNYSYTTQENNYKIQDLSPDTTYNIKVVAIEDNKCFSSSVHTAIPAPDNFKYVSEEPTSVSLSWTPLQKMDPSSYEFQVILYKNAEETQSVTVKSDTNTTVMKNLLPATEYKAAIITKLNNGHLSEATILNILTKPLPPENLQIKNFGATSVCLKWTYPITDDMIKLRFRLICSDENNTLESLVTQETEAKVLSLQPGNEYTFSVYTVVESNESTPVKLTQRTNINMESVLMELGLQSHLMNKMTLKSVLELEKSSDEDQTAPSFTSLPWLFLRKLIMGNSSARSITCASNSNSETFKQASTDFNEDQEGINPLDLITALFHCSDPFLQQEMALKLSVCQFAVPLLLPNCDTNECTLTLWALRDITKQFRVHGLEENSIVRTDLPLISFVRLGRNPNLSKSEFLNKLISNKQQNYDTFVHRKLENGSINKKISNGLVEISWSLPSGRKNIDIFKEPVAVANLRGDITDFKVQFDFLSRISSGVFLFCDDLDSNQTFLESQQVGCKLVLICNAADQKSRDNLKQKLPKLKLKTHLTILKDGKMNDAEFVTKLKKAVAEIVADSTKVSIEKMSKTAIDLGILLDEDNNICQNAKEKANRITKDIKNILDYKINELPLQGKPWKDISKLEKEMCRLKKAKKQNIEHYMSELKCQIHDLRMEQGNHRMNEAINHFISGLYCSLEEQLYFLKWMKINLDLQTKKHTSRFEESYGDACQNPTEDKECLRDMENANSSLGLQHFMRELSQLYESAHFQKTWNHPHLQKLPEICAQLMLNGFPLELIDGDASNIPLTWIRDVLAALNKLTSPHNKIRVVTVLGVQSSGKSTLLNTMFGVQFAVSSGRCTRGAFMLLIGVSEEFRSELKCDYILVIDTEGLKSPEMEKPGDSYEHDNELATLVVGLSDITIVNISMENVIEMKDTLQIVVHAFLRMKEVGKKPCCHFVHQNTADVAVHEKKARERKMFLQKLDEMTQAAAKMEKRGKNKKFTDILEYNIDENNWYIPGLWLGTPPMAPVNTGYSEEVSNFKDGMLNVLRKTKFPAQDFMEFAEWIRSLWKAVQFENFIFSFRNSLVAEAYSKLCAEFNTWEWAFKKHMIDWYTKSETKISNMGVMSVQSMDAPNIDHILNDLKYEFSDELDKEEKIIFNKIQQYFESEEEHVHLVENHKENFLNSARGLRREIDIYLKNKLENAVLIQKGIEKVELIKRNQRDNMKKEVLNLISVFRNSTNSLSESQLNEEFKKLWDGTVKQYSFTALPRQDVVKEIYRLLHNNLEMKGRAVQEMLLNVTSLDQCGIGPFFAKDETPEQRDERRNSLMQMACERITNDCETLISSKTREKSDYNSADIQELLCSIDKNLESCSESEINPEVEAALKIHICGIAARAFQKMHDDYIQRNDPLKSLENFKEEWLADFKDLYYQRDQCQNKAETCMNKCFGPAVMEYINKRLGPDIVDEMLTSKRGVDFSTRSLFQFSLLKQLLQEDDFSNVSAYVENYEKYVTEWISEKIIEHFSKDDALLKLELKHLSVIINKLKQAVSYQKEVDICYSNKLQRTNIHRFVTFIFTRLNKDLVAPTDTLNATLFLNNSDTAEFADCLLSSIRKMHQSLADQLFRESNVRGKLNRLSLNRPQEELFKKMFGCGKKCPFCSAPCEAVGNDHPEHFTSAHRPQGIRNYSWFSTGKLVPDICSSLVASEKKFCGKSTGYEWHPYKEYRQIHPDWRIQSDTSIEATDFWKYIFAKYNTKFAERYNVSPADLPADWYKISVEQANKCLKKTFKHSKK, from the exons ATGAAAG gTCTTATTAGATTCACTCATGTTGGCCCGTACTCTGTGAGCTTAGAATGGGGAGAACCAGGAGTGAACGTGCGCGAACAACAGACTTTCAAAATCAGATGGAAGTCTAAACTAGGCCTAGGAAATTATTCTTACACAACACAAGAAAACAATTATAAGATACAAGATCTCTCACCTGACACAACGTATAACATCAAAGTCGTGGCAATTGAGGACAACAAGTGCTTCTCTTCATCCGTGCATACAG CAATCCCTGCACCCgacaattttaaatatgtctCGGAGGAACCGACGTCTGTGTCATTAAGTTGGACGCCGCTTCAGAAAATGGATCCCAGTTCTTACGAATTCCAAGtgatattgtataaaaatgcaGAGGAAACACAATCAGTGACGGTGAAATCAGATACAAATACTACTGTTATGAAAAATCTTCTTCCTGCCACTGAGTACAAAGCTGCTATAATCACAAAATTGAATAATGGCCATCTAAGTGAAGCAACCATTTTAAACATCCTTACAA AGCCACTGCCACCTGAAAACCTGCAGATCAAAAACTTTGGTGCAACTTCCGTTTGTCTGAAATGGACTTATCCCATCACCGATGACATGATCAAACTCAGATTTCGGCTGATCTGCAGCGATGAAAACAATACTTTAGAATCGCTTGTTACACAGGAAACAGAAGCAAAGGTTTTAAGTTTACAACCCGGAAATGAATATACCTTCTCTGTCTACACTGTAGTTGAATCAAATGAGAGCACTCCTGTAAAACTCACACAACGCACAA ATATAAATATGGAATCCGTATTAATGGAACTGGGATTACAAAGCCACTTGATGAATAAGATGACACTAAAGTCTGTATTGGAATTAGAGAAATCTTCAGATGAGGACCAAACTGCACCTAGTTTTACATCTTTGCCGTGGCTTTTTCTTAGAAAGCTAATTATGGGCAATTCATCAGCCAGAAGTATAACATGTGCTTCAAATAGTAATTCTGAAACATTCAAACAGGCATCTACTGACTTTAATGAAGATCAGGAAGGAATTAATCCTCTAGATTTGATCACAGCTCTGTTCCACTGTTCTGATCCTTTTCTCCAGCAAGAAATGGCCCTGAAATTGTCAGTGTGTCAGTTCGCTGTGCCTTTGCTGCTGCCAAACTGTGACACAAACGAGTGCACTCTGACGCTCTGGGCCTTGAGGGACATAACCAAACAGTTTAGAGTCCATGGTTTAGAGGAAAACAGCATTGTGCGGACTGATTTGCCTCTGATCTCTTTCGTCAGACTAGGAAGAAATCCAAATCTTTCCAAATCTGAGTTTCTGAACAAGCTCATCAGCAACAAGCAGCAAAATTATGACACCTTTGTTCACAGGAAACTGGAAAATGGaagcattaataaaaagatTTCTAACGGACTTGTTGAAATCAGCTGGTCTCTTCCTAGTGGAAGGaaaaacattgacatttttaaagagcCAGTAGCTGTGGCTAATCTCCGTGGGGATATTACtgattttaaggtccaatttgACTTCCTGAGCAGAATATCCTCTGGCGTTTTTCTGTTCTGTGATGATTTGGATTCAAATCAGACATTTCTGGAATCTCAGCAAGTCGGATGCAAATTAGTTCTTATTTGCAACGCAGCTGATCAAAAATCAAGAGACAATCTTAAACAAAAATTGCCAAAGTTAAAGCTCAAAACACACTTAACCATCCTCAAGGACGGGAAGATGAATGATGCTGAATTTGTTACTAAACTAAAAAAGGCTGTTGCTGAAATAGTTGCAGATTCTACAAAAGTGAGCATTGAAAAGATGTCAAAGACCGCAATAGATCTGGGGATTCTTCTAGATGAAGACAATAACATTTGTCAAAATGCAAAGGAAAAGGCAAACAGAATaacaaaagacattaaaaatatacttgattataaaataaatgaactgccTTTGCAAGGGAAACCATGGAAAGACATATCTAAACTGGAGAAAGAGATGTGTCGCctcaaaaaggcaaaaaaacaaaatattgagCACTATATGAGTGAGCTTAAATGTCAAATCCACGATCTAAGAATGGAACAAGGAAACCATAGGATGAACGAAGcaataaatcatttcatttctggCTTGTACTGCTCTTTAGAAGAGCAACTATATTTTCTCAAATGGATGAAAATAAATTTGGAtcttcaaacaaaaaagcatacGTCCAGGTTTGAGGAGTCGTATGGGGATGCATGTCAGAATCCCACAGAAGATAAAGAATGTCTCAGAGATATGGAAAATGCCAACAGCTCGTTAGGACTCCAACACTTTATGAGAGAGTTAAGCCAACTCTACGAGTCTGCCCACTTCCAAAAAACCTGGAACCACCCTCACCTTCAAAAACTGCCAGAAATTTGTGCTCAGTTGATGCTCAATGGGTTTCCTCTGGAACTTATTGATGGAGACGCATCAAATATTCCCCTGACGTGGATTAGAGATGTCCTTGCGGCACTTAACAAACTCACATCACCTCACAACAAAATACGAGTCGTTACCGTCTTAGGAGTTCAGAGCAGTGGGAAGTCGACTCTCCTCAACACAATGTTTGGAGTTCAGTTTGCTGTGAGCAGTGGCAGATGCACGAGAGGAGCCTTCATGCTTCTAATAGGTGTATCTGAGGAATTCAGATCAGAGCTTAAGTGTGACTACATCCTTGTAATCGACACTGAGGGGTTAAAATCTCCTGAGATGGAAAAACCTGGTGATAGTTATGAGCATGACAACGAACTTGCAACCCTTGTTGTTGGGCTGAGTGACATTACAATTGTCAACATTTCCATGGAAAATGTAATAGAAATGAAAGACACTTTGCAAATTGTTGTCCATGCCTTTCTCCGCATGAAGGAGGTGGGGAAAAAGCCCTGTTGTCATTTTGTGCACCAGAATACAGCAGATGTTGCTGTGCATGAAAAGAAAGCACGAGAGAGAAAGATGTTCTTGCAGAAGCTGGATGAAATGACACAAGCAGCTGCTAAAATGGAGAAACGGGGCAAAAACAAGAAATTTACAGACATTTTGGAGTATAACATCGATGAAAACAACTGGTACATACCTGGATTGTGGCTTGGAACTCCTCCAATGGCACCTGTTAACACTGGTTACAGTGAGGAGGTGAGTAACTTTAAAGATGGCATGCTTAACGTCTTGAGGAAAACTAAATTCCCAGCACAGGACTTCATGGAATTTGCTGAATGGATACGCAGTCTCTGGAAGGCTGTTCAATTCGAAAACTTCATCTTCAGTTTTCGCAACAGCCTCGTCGCTGAAGCGTACTCCAAACTTTGCGCTGAGTTCAACACTTGGGAATGGGCCTTCAAGAAGCACATGATTGACTGGTACACAAAGTCTGAGACCAAAATCTCCAACATGGGTGTAATGTCCGTGCAGTCAATGGATGCGCCTAATATTGATCACATActgaatgatttaaaatatgaattttctgATGAGCTTGACAAAGAagagaaaatcatttttaacaaaattcaGCAATACTTTGAAAGTGAGGAGGAACATGTGCATCTTGTTGAGAATCACAAGGAGAACTTTCTAAATAGTGCAAGGGGACTTCGAAGAGAGATTGACatatatttaaagaacaaaCTTGAGAATGCTGTTTTGATACAGAAGGGGATTGAAAAGGTGGAACTAATAAAGCGAAATCAGAGGGACAACATGAAAAAAGAAGTGCTCAATTtgatcagtgtcttcaggaacAGCACAAACAGCCTCTCTGAAAGTCAACtaaatgaagaatttaaaaaacTGTGGGATGGCACAGTGAAACAGTATTCCTTCACAGCTCTACCAAGGCAAGACGTGGTAAAGGAAATATATAGACTTTTGCACAATAACTTGGAAATGAAAGGTAGGGCAGTGCAagaaatgctgttaaatgtCACCAGTCTAGATCAATGTGGAATTGGACCCTTTTTTGCAAAGGATGAAACACCTGAGCAAAGAGATGAAAGAAGAAACAGTTTAATGCAAATGGCATGTGAAAGAATAACAAACGATTGCGAAACATTAATTAGTtctaaaacaagagaaaaatcaGACTACAATAGTGCTGACATTCAAGAACTGTTGTGCTCCATTGACAAGAATTTGGAAAGCTGCAGTGAATCAGAGATAAACCCTGAAGTCGAAGCCGCTCTCAAGATTCACATCTGCGGGATCGCAGCAAGAGCTTTCCAGAAAATGCACGACGACTACATACAGAGAAATGACCCTTTGAAATCCCTTGAAAACTTCAAGGAGGAATGGTTAGCTGACTTTAAAGACCTCTACTACCAACGAGATCAGTGTCAGAACAAGGCAGAGACATGCATGAATAAATGCTTTGGCCCTGCTGTGATGGAATACATCAACAAACGTCTCGGACCTGACATTGTGGATGAAATGCTAACAAGCAAAAGAGGCGTTGATTTTAGCACACGGTCACTTTTCCAGTTCTCACTTTTAAAACAGCTGCTTCAGGAGGACGATTTCAGCAATGTTTCTGCATACGTGGAAAACTATGAGAAGTATGTAACTGAGTGGATTTCAGAGAAGATCattgaacatttttcaaaagatgaTGCTTTGCTTAAGTTAGAGCTAAAACATTTGAGCGTAATCATCAACAAACTCAAGCAAGCTGTTAGTTACCAAAAAGAGGTAGACATCTGCTATAGCAACAAACTTCAAAGAACCAACATCCACAGATTTGTGACTTTTATCTTCACACGCCTTAATAAAGATTTGGTCGCACCAACTGACACCCTCAATGCAACTCTGTTTTTGAACAACTCAGACACTGCTGAGTTTGCAGATTGCCTTTTGTCATCAATACGCAAAATGCATCAAAGCTTAGCAGATCAGTTATTCAGAGAAAGCAATGTCAGAGGGAAGTTAAACAGACTGTCACTGAACAGGCCTCAAGAggagctatttaaaaaaatgtttggttgtGGTAAAAAATGTCCATTCTGCAGTGCGCCTTGTGAAGCTGTCGGAAATGACCATCCTGAACACTTTACCTCCGCGCATCGACCACAAGGCATCAGAAACTACAGCTGGTTTTCAACTGGAAAACTAGTCCCTGATATATGCTCATCTCTAGTTGCTagtgaaaaaaaattctgtggTAAATCCACAGGATATGAGTGGCATCCGTACAAGGAATACAGGCAAATCCACCCAGATTGGAGGATACAGTCTGACACAAGTATCGAGGCCACAGATTTTTGGAAGTACATTTTTGCTAAGTACAACACTAAATTTGCTGAACGATACAATGTTAGCCCAGCGGACTTACCAGCTGACTGGTACAAGATCTCTGTGGAGCAAGCTAACAAATGCttgaaaaaaacgtttaaacaCTCCAAAAAATAA